The following proteins are encoded in a genomic region of Syngnathoides biaculeatus isolate LvHL_M chromosome 15, ASM1980259v1, whole genome shotgun sequence:
- the pank2 gene encoding pantothenate kinase 2, mitochondrial has translation MASNGHRHQRDDSADDEDDTPTKKQPRSDREAPASGCLLRSEADKEAAAALAGRASSPRSASDATPRLRSDSVKKSRPPFPWFGMDIGGTLVKLVYFEPRDITAEEEQEEVENLKSIRRYLTSNTAYGTTGIRDVHLELRDLTLCGRTGNLHFIRFPTHDLPAFLQMGRNKHFSSLHTSLCATGGGAYKFEADFRTTADLQLHKLDELDCLIRGVLYIDAVVSTGPSECYYFENPTEPERCAQRPYALENPYPLLLVNIGSGVSILAVYSENDYKRVTGTSLGGGTFLGLCCLLTGCSTFEEALEMASQGESTRVDKLVRDIYGGDYERFGLPGWAVASSFGNMMSKDKRESVSKEDLARATLVTITNNIGSITRMCALNENIERVVFVGNFLRVNTLSMKLLAYAMDYWSKGQLKALFLRHEGYFGAVGALLELLHPS, from the exons atggcGTCCAACGGCCACCGCCACCAGCGCGACGACAGCGCGGACGACGAGGACGACACGCCCACGAAGAAGCAGCCGCGCTCGGACAGAGAGGCGCCCGCCTCAGGCTGCCTTCTCCGGAGCGAGGCCGACAAGGAGGCGGCGGCCGCGCTGGCCGGACGTGCCTCGTCGCCCCGCAGCGCCTCTGACGCGACGCCGAGGCTTCGTAGCGACTCCGTGAAGAAGAGCAGGCCGC CGTTCCCGTGGTTCGGCATGGACATCGGCGGCACGCTGGTGAAGCTGGTGTACTTCGAGCCCCGCGACATCACGgcagaggaggagcaggaggaggtggagaacCTGAAGAGCATCCGCCGCTACCTGACGTCCAACACGGCGTACGGCACCACGGGCATCCGCGACGTGCACCTGGAGCTGCGGGATCTGACGCTGTGCGGCCGCACGGGCAACCTGCACTTCATCCGCTTCCCCACGCACGACCTGCCCGCGTTCCTGCAGATGGGCCGCAACAAGCACTTCTCCAGCCTGCACACCAGCCTCTGCGCCACCGGCGGCGGCGCCTACAAGTTTGAGGCCGACTTTCGCACG ACGGCCGACCTGCAGCTGCACAAGCTGGACGAGCTGGACTGCCTGATCCGCGGCGTGCTCTACATCGACGCCGTGGTCTCCACGGGGCCGTCCGAGTGCTACTACTTCGAGAACCCCACGGAGCCGGAGCGCTGCGCGCAGCGGCCGTACGCGCTGGAGAACCCGTACCCTCTGCTGCTGGTCAACATCGGCTCCGGCGTCAGCATCCTGGCCGTGTACTCGGAGAACGACTACAAGCGCGTCACCGGGACCAG CCTGGGCGGGGGGACGTTCCTGGGCCTGTGCTGCCTGCTGACCGGCTGCTCCACCTTCGAGGAGGCTCTGGAAATGGCGTCGCAGGGGGAGAGCACCCGCGTGGACAAACTGGTGCGGGACATCTACGGCGGCGACTACGAGCGCTTCGGCCTGCCCGGCTGGGCCGTGGCCTCCAG TTTTGGCAACATGATGTCCAAAGACAAGCGCGAGTCCGTGTCCAAGGAGGATCTGGCCCGGGCCACGCTGGTCACCATCACCAACAACATCGGCTCCATCACGCGCATGTGCGCCCTCAACGAG AACATCGAGCGCGTGGTTTTTGTGGGCAACTTCCTGCGCGTCAACACGCTGTCCATGAAGCTGCTGGCCTACGCCATGGACTACTGGTCCAAAGGTCAACTCAAAGCGCTCTTCTTGCGCCACGAG GGTTACTTCGGAGCCGTCGGCGCTCTGCTGGAGCTGCTGCATCCGTCCTGA